From a single Tepidisphaeraceae bacterium genomic region:
- a CDS encoding TatD family hydrolase, protein MIDTHCHLTDERLSSQLDDVLSRAERNGVRKMVSVATNLEDSRASIALCQKLDNVRCSVGIHPNYVAESQEADVAALEPLLSDPAVVAIGEMGMDYFHGSPRDRQRWFFIEQLRIAQRAQRPVIIHCREAVDDTLAIMADFQLLRAVFHCFTGTEAEAKRIADAGYWLGYTGVITFKKSDEQRRAVLATPLERLLVETDAPYLSPEPFRGQKVNEPSLVVHTARRVAELKGLDYAELDAAVTRNAETFYDWR, encoded by the coding sequence TTGATCGACACCCATTGTCATCTGACCGACGAGCGGCTTTCGTCTCAACTGGACGACGTGCTGTCTCGCGCCGAGCGTAATGGCGTACGTAAGATGGTCTCTGTCGCTACGAACCTCGAAGACTCCCGCGCGTCGATCGCGCTGTGCCAGAAGCTCGACAACGTCCGTTGCTCGGTCGGCATCCATCCCAACTACGTCGCCGAGTCTCAGGAAGCGGATGTCGCGGCGTTGGAGCCGTTGCTGAGCGATCCCGCCGTCGTGGCGATAGGGGAGATGGGCATGGATTACTTCCACGGCTCGCCGCGCGACCGCCAGCGGTGGTTTTTCATCGAACAACTGCGGATCGCCCAGCGAGCCCAACGGCCGGTCATCATCCATTGCCGCGAGGCCGTCGACGACACGCTCGCCATCATGGCCGACTTCCAGTTGCTGCGGGCAGTCTTCCACTGCTTCACGGGTACCGAGGCTGAGGCGAAGCGGATCGCCGATGCCGGGTATTGGCTGGGCTATACCGGCGTCATCACGTTCAAAAAGTCCGACGAGCAACGTCGGGCCGTGCTGGCGACGCCGCTCGAGCGGCTGCTGGTGGAAACCGATGCCCCGTACCTGTCGCCGGAACCGTTCCGCGGTCAGAAGGTGAATGAGCCGTCGTTGGTGGTACACACCGCGCGGCGCGTGGCGGAGCTGAAGGGGCTGGATTACGCGGAATTGGATGCGGCCGTGACGCGGAATGCGGAAACGTTTTACGACTGGCGGTAG
- a CDS encoding YraN family protein — MFEWFQKLVKPSPAKDLLGDRGENIAARVLRNKGYTIIVRNFRCEMGEIDIIARDGTTLVFVEVKTRTDDSQAAPEDQVNGHKQNQVTKAAKFYLTRYGVPQPPARFDVVAIVWPTGREPQVNHIENAFGPTF, encoded by the coding sequence ATGTTTGAATGGTTTCAAAAGCTCGTGAAGCCCTCGCCCGCGAAGGACCTGCTTGGCGATCGCGGGGAGAACATTGCGGCGCGGGTGTTGCGCAACAAGGGGTACACGATCATCGTGCGCAACTTCCGCTGCGAGATGGGCGAGATTGACATCATCGCGCGCGACGGCACGACGCTCGTCTTCGTCGAGGTGAAGACGCGCACCGACGATTCCCAGGCCGCCCCCGAAGACCAGGTGAATGGCCACAAGCAGAACCAGGTGACCAAGGCCGCCAAGTTCTACCTGACCCGCTACGGCGTGCCGCAACCCCCGGCGCGGTTCGACGTGGTGGCGATCGTCTGGCCTACCGGTCGCGAACCGCAGGTGAACCACATCGAAAACGCGTTCGGGCCGACGTTTTAG
- a CDS encoding peptide ABC transporter substrate-binding protein — MRSLLLAPLVLLVPLIVAMTWSGSATERPADFTFVNRDDINTLDPKGMSWMQDIRVGYALWEGLYQLDPVTLKAVPGVAETIDVSPDKKQWTFHFRPDAKWNNGDPVTPRDFVFAWKRMLDDPGDYSYLLRVIKNAGPYSDAIVGGQTADFDDVGIKVIDDRTLRVTLERPVVYFADLCAFPPMFPLHEASMKRHVRRDTGSGGVTRYDPKFTRDLPLVTNGPFMLTKWEFKKRLRMEKSVHYWDHANVKSDVIEQVSASMHPAFLMYETGGVDWVAEVTGDIASELREKVLKGERNDLRVFPSFGTYFYSFNCNAKFADGKPNPLADPRVRRALSMAVDKRIIVDNVTRMGEQPADTYIPRGAFADYNSPDGPPFDVAGARKLLAEAGYPDGRGFPALSILFNSGMQHGDIAQSVVNQWKANLGISISLEGVEIKVFRQRLHNKDYSIARASWFGDYNDPSTFTDKYRSVAENNDAAWINPAYDALCDAAANETDPAIRMRHFEKAERLLLDEAPILPMYYYVNSYLHRDNVKGIPQNVRNMVSFKSFYVER; from the coding sequence ATGCGTTCACTCCTGCTCGCGCCGCTGGTGTTGCTGGTGCCGTTGATCGTCGCGATGACCTGGTCCGGGTCGGCGACGGAACGGCCGGCGGACTTCACGTTCGTCAATCGCGATGACATCAACACGCTCGATCCGAAGGGCATGTCGTGGATGCAGGACATCCGCGTGGGCTACGCGCTGTGGGAAGGGTTGTACCAGCTTGATCCGGTGACGCTGAAGGCGGTGCCGGGCGTGGCCGAGACCATCGACGTGTCGCCCGACAAGAAGCAGTGGACCTTTCACTTCCGGCCGGACGCGAAGTGGAACAACGGCGACCCGGTGACTCCGCGCGATTTCGTGTTTGCGTGGAAGCGCATGCTGGACGATCCCGGCGATTACTCGTACCTGCTGCGCGTGATCAAGAACGCCGGCCCGTACAGTGATGCAATCGTTGGCGGACAAACGGCCGACTTCGACGACGTGGGGATCAAAGTCATCGATGACCGTACCCTGCGGGTGACGCTTGAACGGCCCGTCGTTTACTTTGCCGATCTGTGCGCGTTCCCACCGATGTTCCCCTTGCACGAAGCCTCGATGAAGCGGCACGTCCGGCGCGATACGGGCAGCGGGGGCGTGACACGGTACGACCCCAAGTTCACGCGCGACCTGCCGCTGGTGACCAACGGCCCGTTCATGCTGACGAAGTGGGAGTTCAAGAAGCGACTGAGGATGGAGAAGAGCGTCCACTACTGGGATCACGCCAACGTGAAGAGCGACGTGATCGAGCAGGTGAGCGCCTCTATGCACCCGGCGTTCCTGATGTACGAGACGGGCGGCGTTGATTGGGTGGCGGAGGTTACCGGTGACATCGCCTCCGAGCTGCGCGAGAAGGTGTTGAAGGGCGAGCGCAACGACCTTCGCGTCTTCCCGAGCTTCGGCACCTACTTCTACTCGTTCAACTGCAACGCGAAGTTCGCCGACGGCAAGCCCAACCCGCTGGCCGACCCGCGCGTGCGCCGGGCGCTGAGCATGGCGGTGGACAAGCGCATCATCGTCGACAACGTCACCCGCATGGGCGAGCAACCGGCCGACACGTACATCCCGCGCGGCGCGTTCGCCGACTACAACAGCCCCGACGGCCCGCCGTTTGACGTCGCCGGTGCCCGCAAGCTGCTGGCCGAGGCGGGCTACCCTGATGGCCGAGGATTTCCGGCGCTGTCGATCCTGTTCAACTCCGGCATGCAGCACGGCGACATCGCCCAAAGCGTCGTGAACCAGTGGAAGGCCAACCTCGGCATCAGCATTTCGCTGGAAGGCGTGGAGATCAAGGTCTTCCGCCAGCGGCTGCACAACAAGGACTACTCGATCGCCCGGGCCAGCTGGTTCGGCGACTACAACGACCCGTCGACCTTCACCGACAAGTACCGCAGCGTCGCCGAGAACAACGACGCGGCCTGGATCAACCCCGCCTATGACGCCCTCTGCGACGCCGCCGCCAACGAAACGGACCCTGCCATTCGCATGCGTCACTTCGAGAAGGCCGAACGGCTGCTGCTGGACGAGGCCCCGATCCTGCCAATGTACTACTACGTCAATTCTTATCTGCACCGCGACAACGTGAAGGGGATCCCGCAGAACGTGCGGAACATGGTGAGTTTTAAGTCGTTTTACGTGGAGCGGTAG
- a CDS encoding (Fe-S)-binding protein, which translates to MPRRVALFITCLTDQFYPHVGVAVTKILERFDCEVVFPKSQTCCGQPFFNNGFHPEAAELARKFVSTFEEYDYIVSPSGSCCAMVREQYEQLLTDDPAYSHAMHKVAGKTYEFVEFLNKVLKVDLSDLKLPTAEAVTYHYTCHLRGIGVKDEGVRMLRQMGNVDFRPLERTDQCCGFGGTFAVKYPAISGAIVQDKIDCINKSGAATVVCNDAGCSMNIAGMCHRTGSNARVRHFAELMADAMGIDMTAF; encoded by the coding sequence ATGCCGCGTCGCGTTGCGCTCTTTATCACGTGCCTGACCGATCAGTTCTACCCTCACGTCGGCGTCGCGGTGACGAAGATCCTCGAGCGGTTCGACTGCGAGGTCGTCTTTCCGAAATCGCAGACCTGCTGTGGCCAACCCTTCTTCAACAACGGTTTCCACCCCGAGGCGGCCGAGCTCGCGCGGAAGTTTGTCAGCACGTTCGAAGAGTACGACTACATCGTCTCGCCCAGCGGGTCGTGCTGCGCGATGGTGCGCGAGCAGTACGAGCAACTGCTGACGGACGACCCCGCCTACAGCCACGCCATGCACAAGGTGGCGGGCAAGACGTACGAGTTCGTCGAGTTCCTGAACAAGGTGCTGAAGGTCGACCTGTCGGACCTGAAGCTGCCCACGGCTGAGGCCGTCACGTATCACTACACGTGCCACTTGCGCGGCATTGGCGTGAAGGACGAGGGCGTCCGCATGCTGCGGCAGATGGGGAACGTCGACTTCCGCCCGCTGGAACGCACCGACCAGTGCTGCGGCTTCGGTGGGACGTTCGCGGTGAAGTACCCGGCCATCAGTGGGGCGATCGTGCAGGACAAAATCGACTGCATCAACAAGAGCGGCGCCGCGACCGTCGTCTGCAACGACGCCGGCTGCTCGATGAACATCGCCGGCATGTGCCACCGCACCGGCAGCAACGCCCGCGTGCGCCACTTCGCCGAGCTGATGGCCGACGCGATGGGGATCGACATGACGGCGTTCTAG
- a CDS encoding PhoH family protein, whose product MNLSITLEQPDKKLALFGSADKYLRLIRDTFGVQVVNRNDELRLSGDSDQVSRAAAVLDQMQRKLRRQDWLTPEDVGTAISRAHDAERERTADEIDVYAKGRGVKPKTEGQRKYIEAVLNHDLTICTGPAGTGKTYLAVAVAASFLKQGKCKRIVLVRPAVEAGERLGFLPGDLQAKVNPYLRPLFDALHDMMDAEQVKRFMMNDVIEVVPLAFMRGRTLNDSVIILDEAQNTTASQMLMFLTRLGHDSRMIVTGDASQVDLPDGTRSGLADALDKLRGIKGIARVELDKSDIVRHRLVQNIVNAYERQESH is encoded by the coding sequence GTGAACCTCAGCATTACGTTAGAACAACCTGACAAGAAGCTCGCCCTCTTCGGCTCGGCCGACAAGTACCTGCGGTTGATCCGCGATACGTTCGGCGTGCAGGTGGTGAACCGCAACGACGAGCTGCGTCTTTCCGGTGACTCCGACCAGGTCTCCCGTGCCGCAGCGGTCCTCGACCAGATGCAGCGCAAGCTGCGCCGGCAGGACTGGCTGACCCCCGAGGACGTCGGCACCGCCATCAGCCGTGCCCACGACGCCGAGCGCGAACGCACCGCCGACGAGATCGACGTCTACGCCAAAGGCCGCGGCGTAAAGCCCAAGACCGAGGGCCAGCGCAAGTACATCGAGGCCGTCCTCAATCACGACCTGACGATCTGCACCGGCCCCGCGGGCACGGGCAAAACTTATCTCGCGGTCGCGGTGGCGGCGTCGTTCCTGAAGCAGGGCAAGTGCAAGCGCATCGTGCTGGTCCGCCCTGCCGTCGAGGCGGGTGAACGGCTCGGCTTCCTGCCGGGCGACTTGCAGGCCAAGGTCAACCCGTACCTGCGCCCCCTGTTCGACGCGCTGCACGACATGATGGACGCCGAGCAGGTCAAGCGTTTCATGATGAACGACGTGATCGAGGTCGTGCCGCTCGCGTTCATGCGTGGCCGTACGCTCAACGACAGCGTCATCATCCTGGACGAGGCCCAGAACACCACAGCCAGCCAAATGCTGATGTTCCTGACACGCCTGGGTCACGACAGCCGGATGATCGTCACCGGCGACGCCAGCCAGGTCGACTTACCCGACGGCACGCGCAGCGGCCTGGCCGACGCGCTCGACAAGCTACGCGGCATCAAGGGCATCGCCCGCGTGGAACTGGACAAGTCCGACATCGTCCGCCATCGTCTCGTGCAGAACATCGTCAATGCGTACGAAAGGCAGGAGAGCCATTAG
- a CDS encoding HDIG domain-containing protein, with protein sequence MFWSSSKTPSRRAEIRNKRPDADRTFITVLREQGALPTVAVAIVFLIVASAIMTLRRDVVQWRPGQAVPYDIVSRVDFTFSDPDVLAQKRREAREATPSVYRSNGDVWTPLQEMLMSLPDRVDGDSVAALPQPLREALDPGSITALRQINTKERRRQYEKSVEDYTRELANHPDTHVGRVIPLIVLDSASRKQDALASRRIALETIGLVEPGWTYTVEDPEFISLATKKANMFFRLDLESKIAILTAALLKPTHVLDEVATNERRNEAERNVPSTAGDVRYPANTILVARDKGVIEPKDWQLLRDENRHFIASLGDRRAVFAQLGTVGFVLLLTVMLSAYVAIFQPRVVRNYARALGIAGLLSAMLLLAQLAGIGSGQVYLFGTAPAILAAMILTLAYDRRFALGVASMLGMLITFGLDQGIEFFLILETGVVTSCLMLTDVRNRGKLIEVGGATACAMIAATAAAGALNMDPLRFVAYNCLYTGAAGLAVGFIVLGILPFIERTFRITTSMTLLELADASHPLLRRLAVEAPGTYSHSLNVATLAEAAAEAIGGNSLLCRVAAYYHDVGKINKADYFVENQSGGENRHLNLSPSVSLLIIIGHVKDGIELAREYNLPASVLPFIQQHHGTTLVEYFYHRACTQKDGDQPAISETQYRYPGPKPRSKEVAIVMISDAVESATRAMSEPNHNRVEMLVHELTMKRLLDGQLDECDLTMRDLERIERALVKTLLGIYHGRIAYPSTSSLQATATPTAGPNMRTA encoded by the coding sequence ATGTTCTGGTCCTCCAGCAAAACCCCCTCCCGCCGGGCCGAGATCCGCAACAAGCGGCCGGACGCCGACCGCACGTTCATCACCGTGCTGCGCGAACAAGGCGCGCTGCCCACGGTAGCGGTGGCGATCGTCTTCCTGATTGTGGCGTCGGCGATCATGACGCTGCGGCGGGACGTGGTGCAGTGGCGCCCAGGGCAGGCGGTGCCTTACGACATCGTCAGCCGGGTCGACTTCACGTTTTCCGATCCTGACGTGCTTGCACAGAAACGCCGCGAGGCCCGCGAGGCCACGCCGAGCGTCTACCGGTCGAACGGCGACGTCTGGACGCCGCTGCAGGAAATGCTGATGTCGCTGCCCGATCGGGTGGATGGCGACTCCGTTGCCGCCCTGCCGCAACCGTTGCGCGAGGCGTTGGACCCCGGTTCGATCACGGCGCTCCGGCAGATCAACACGAAGGAGCGCCGCCGGCAGTACGAGAAGAGCGTCGAGGATTACACGCGCGAGCTGGCCAATCACCCCGACACGCACGTCGGACGCGTCATTCCATTGATCGTGCTCGACAGCGCCAGTCGCAAGCAGGACGCGCTGGCCAGCCGGAGAATTGCCCTTGAAACGATCGGCCTCGTTGAGCCCGGTTGGACGTATACGGTCGAGGACCCCGAGTTCATCAGCCTGGCCACCAAAAAGGCCAACATGTTCTTCCGGTTGGACCTTGAGTCGAAGATTGCGATTCTCACCGCTGCCCTGCTGAAGCCCACACACGTGCTGGACGAGGTGGCGACCAACGAGCGACGCAACGAGGCCGAGCGCAACGTCCCCAGCACCGCCGGCGACGTGCGGTACCCCGCCAACACCATCCTGGTCGCCCGCGACAAGGGCGTGATTGAACCGAAGGACTGGCAGTTGCTGCGGGATGAGAACCGCCACTTCATCGCCAGCCTCGGTGACCGGCGGGCGGTCTTCGCACAACTCGGGACGGTTGGGTTCGTCTTGCTGCTGACGGTGATGCTGTCGGCTTACGTGGCGATCTTCCAGCCTCGCGTCGTACGCAACTACGCACGGGCCTTGGGCATCGCCGGACTGCTGAGCGCGATGCTGCTACTCGCGCAGCTGGCGGGCATCGGCAGTGGGCAGGTTTACCTGTTCGGCACGGCGCCCGCGATCCTGGCGGCCATGATCCTCACGCTCGCCTACGACCGCCGTTTCGCGTTGGGCGTGGCGTCGATGCTGGGCATGCTGATTACGTTCGGCTTGGATCAGGGCATTGAGTTCTTCCTGATCCTGGAGACCGGCGTCGTCACCAGTTGCCTGATGCTCACCGACGTGCGTAACCGTGGGAAGCTGATCGAGGTTGGTGGCGCCACCGCCTGCGCCATGATCGCCGCCACCGCCGCCGCGGGCGCGCTGAACATGGACCCGCTGCGGTTCGTGGCCTACAACTGCCTGTACACGGGCGCAGCGGGTCTGGCGGTCGGGTTCATCGTGCTGGGCATCCTGCCGTTCATCGAACGGACGTTCCGCATTACCACGAGCATGACGCTGCTGGAACTGGCCGACGCCAGCCACCCCCTGCTGCGTCGCCTGGCAGTGGAAGCCCCCGGCACCTACAGCCACAGCCTGAACGTCGCCACGCTCGCCGAAGCCGCCGCCGAAGCAATCGGTGGCAACTCGCTGCTCTGCCGCGTCGCCGCGTACTACCACGACGTCGGTAAGATCAACAAGGCCGACTACTTTGTGGAGAACCAGTCGGGCGGTGAGAACCGCCACCTGAACCTGTCGCCATCGGTGAGCCTGCTGATCATCATCGGCCACGTGAAGGACGGCATCGAACTGGCCCGTGAATACAACCTGCCCGCCAGCGTGCTGCCGTTCATCCAGCAGCATCACGGCACGACGCTGGTCGAATACTTTTACCATCGCGCCTGCACGCAAAAGGACGGCGACCAGCCTGCCATCAGCGAGACGCAGTACCGCTACCCCGGTCCCAAGCCGCGCAGCAAGGAAGTCGCGATTGTGATGATCTCCGACGCCGTGGAAAGCGCCACCCGGGCAATGAGCGAGCCAAACCACAACCGCGTGGAAATGCTCGTGCACGAGTTAACGATGAAGCGCCTGCTGGACGGCCAATTGGACGAGTGCGACCTGACGATGCGTGACTTGGAGCGGATCGAACGCGCGCTGGTCAAGACGCTGCTGGGCATCTACCACGGCCGCATTGCCTACCCCAGCACCTCGAGCCTGCAAGCGACGGCGACGCCAACGGCTGGACCGAACATGCGGACGGCATAA
- the ybeY gene encoding rRNA maturation RNase YbeY, producing MPLTITATLGKAFVPRLRKYLKKAIPLVPNAPEEISLALVNDKLMSELHQRHLNIPGPTDVLTYELDHDTTGWCIAGEIVVCVPEAKRQAKERGTTVDNELLLYALHGVLHLAGFDDRTERLFREIHTMEDDILTRIGVGPVFKPAAKATARVTGRRRNRTRARAD from the coding sequence ATGCCTCTCACCATCACCGCCACCCTCGGCAAAGCCTTCGTCCCGCGGTTACGAAAGTACCTGAAGAAGGCCATCCCGCTCGTCCCCAACGCTCCAGAAGAAATTTCGCTGGCGCTGGTGAACGACAAGCTTATGTCCGAGCTGCACCAGCGGCACCTGAACATACCGGGCCCAACTGACGTGCTGACCTACGAACTGGATCATGACACCACCGGCTGGTGTATTGCGGGGGAAATCGTGGTCTGCGTGCCCGAGGCGAAGCGGCAGGCGAAGGAACGGGGCACGACAGTAGATAACGAATTACTGCTTTACGCTTTACATGGTGTGTTGCACCTGGCGGGGTTCGACGATAGAACCGAGCGGTTGTTTCGTGAGATTCACACCATGGAAGACGATATCCTGACCCGTATTGGGGTTGGGCCGGTGTTCAAGCCTGCCGCCAAGGCCACTGCGCGTGTTACGGGCCGTCGTCGCAACCGCACGAGGGCCAGAGCCGACTGA
- a CDS encoding hemolysin family protein, which yields MSPLLNFAAIAVAGVGSLYFTSLTYALRELSRARLSDYFDKTGDDRWLEPTMEKQDDLILVTAIGRMFCNLFILLTILVAFSHTGWAMWQQYLSAVIVAAIYTGIVSVALPHALARHIGHAIVGQSVRFLHLMRVLLAPLTALLLWVDKVVSRMAGGDDPEVESDQFEQEILSAVEEGQKEGIVGEQEREMIESVISFRDTTTGQIMTARPEVVGIDIGATLDQVKQMLEESGHSRLPVFRGTLDQIVGILYARDLLKHLGLPADKFDIKSAMRPAFYVPETKPLSDLLNDFRLQKVHLAVVLDEYGGTAGLITIEDILEELVGDISDEHEPAEPAMMKRLDDQTWEADARVYIDELNRVTGTSLPEDAGYDTLGGFVSTTMGRIPETGATFESENVKFTVLDAEPQKVNRVKIEFALQPAEGPTGL from the coding sequence ATGTCACCACTGCTTAACTTTGCCGCCATCGCCGTCGCAGGCGTGGGTTCGCTGTACTTTACGTCGTTAACCTACGCCCTTCGTGAGCTGTCGCGCGCGCGCTTGAGCGACTACTTCGACAAGACCGGCGACGACCGCTGGCTTGAGCCAACGATGGAGAAGCAGGACGACCTGATCCTCGTCACCGCCATTGGTCGGATGTTCTGCAACCTGTTCATCCTGCTGACGATCCTGGTCGCGTTCAGCCACACCGGTTGGGCGATGTGGCAGCAGTACCTGTCGGCCGTCATCGTGGCGGCGATCTACACGGGCATCGTCTCGGTCGCGCTGCCGCACGCGCTGGCCCGGCACATCGGCCACGCGATCGTTGGGCAGTCGGTGCGATTCCTTCACTTGATGCGCGTGCTGCTGGCGCCGTTGACCGCCCTGCTGCTGTGGGTGGACAAGGTCGTCAGCCGCATGGCCGGCGGCGACGATCCGGAAGTGGAATCCGACCAATTCGAACAGGAGATCCTCTCGGCCGTCGAGGAGGGGCAGAAGGAAGGCATCGTCGGCGAGCAGGAACGGGAGATGATCGAATCGGTCATCAGCTTCCGCGACACCACCACCGGCCAGATCATGACCGCCCGCCCGGAGGTGGTCGGCATCGACATCGGCGCCACGCTCGACCAGGTGAAGCAGATGCTGGAAGAGTCGGGCCACAGCCGCCTGCCCGTCTTCCGCGGCACGCTCGACCAGATCGTCGGCATTCTGTACGCCCGCGACCTGCTGAAGCACCTCGGCCTGCCCGCTGATAAGTTCGACATCAAGTCCGCCATGCGGCCGGCGTTCTACGTGCCGGAAACCAAGCCCCTCAGCGATTTGCTGAACGACTTCCGCCTGCAGAAGGTCCACCTTGCCGTCGTCCTCGATGAGTACGGCGGCACCGCGGGACTGATCACCATCGAAGACATTTTGGAAGAACTCGTCGGCGACATCTCCGACGAACACGAGCCGGCCGAGCCCGCGATGATGAAGCGCCTCGACGACCAGACCTGGGAGGCGGACGCCCGCGTCTACATCGACGAGCTCAACCGCGTGACCGGCACCAGCCTCCCCGAGGACGCGGGCTACGACACGCTCGGCGGCTTCGTCTCCACCACCATGGGCCGCATCCCCGAAACCGGCGCGACGTTTGAAAGCGAGAACGTGAAGTTCACGGTCTTAGACGCCGAACCGCAGAAGGTGAACCGCGTGAAGATTGAGTTCGCCCTCCAACCCGCCGAGGGGCCCACGGGGTTGTAA